In Bacillus sp. 2205SS5-2, the following are encoded in one genomic region:
- a CDS encoding tautomerase family protein, translating into MPYINLQITKGANREQKAQIVQEFTHTLQNVLGKKPEHIHIVIQDIEEQNWGFSGVLTDDFRKNSSQE; encoded by the coding sequence GTGCCTTATATAAATCTTCAAATCACTAAAGGAGCTAATCGTGAACAAAAAGCTCAAATCGTTCAGGAATTTACCCATACGCTACAAAATGTGTTGGGGAAGAAACCAGAACATATCCATATTGTCATTCAAGATATCGAGGAGCAAAATTGGGGCTTTTCAGGTGTTCTCACAGACGATTTTCGAAAAAATTCCTCTCAAGAATAG
- a CDS encoding sensor domain-containing diguanylate cyclase has product MKNIVQQRKYKLTTLFSSLVSVSVILTILILFLSSYQSDRRSMISTYFYLNSSMSEKISSSVDSLFQTMRLSLEDTSAFYTDIDQMTDEEIEEHLELLRKNSRYFNSLSWIDDTGLIRNIAPSSVGLKNKYISTEGTKDVLESRKPTLTAPYIVRSGRLVLLMSQPIYDRNGQYRGILAGTVYLQEQNVLNEILGNDYIDENGSYYYVVGPEGKLLFHPIRERVGETVMKNPIVKKVTQGESGVAQVTNTKGVKMLAAYNQIPETGWGVVQQTPLSYVEKLLFKRIQEQVFYILPPFTLLLFLSVLLARKLARPIIHLADLVNQLAAGKSVETPGIQSHWNREADLLTKSVLIAIQSVQENNQELTNAAMTDSLTGLPNRRKLNEVMNLWASGGNVFSVVVVDIDRFKVVNDTYGHPVGDEVLKFLAHTVQSLLRTEDLFFRYGGEEFVLLLPHTRSFEAYGMGEKIRLIIEKTTTPTGKPVTISLGISEYPLHSNSMEELFRQADKALYQSKYNGRNLSTIWSKDINDL; this is encoded by the coding sequence ATGAAAAACATAGTGCAGCAGAGAAAATATAAACTAACCACATTGTTTTCGAGTCTAGTTTCGGTATCTGTCATTTTAACGATCTTGATTTTATTTTTATCTTCCTATCAATCCGATCGAAGGTCAATGATCTCGACGTATTTTTATTTGAACTCGTCCATGTCTGAAAAGATTAGCAGTTCAGTTGATTCATTGTTTCAAACGATGAGATTAAGCTTGGAAGATACATCAGCGTTCTATACCGATATTGATCAGATGACAGATGAAGAAATTGAAGAACATTTAGAATTATTAAGAAAAAACAGTCGGTATTTTAATTCATTATCTTGGATAGATGACACAGGGCTCATTCGAAATATTGCTCCCAGTAGTGTAGGACTCAAAAATAAATACATTTCTACAGAAGGAACAAAAGACGTTCTGGAGTCAAGAAAGCCTACGTTAACTGCTCCTTATATAGTTCGCTCAGGTCGACTCGTATTATTGATGAGCCAACCCATTTATGACCGAAATGGCCAGTACAGAGGGATACTTGCTGGCACGGTCTATCTTCAAGAACAAAATGTCCTAAATGAAATTCTTGGCAATGACTATATTGATGAAAACGGTTCATATTATTATGTTGTCGGTCCGGAGGGGAAATTACTTTTCCATCCCATTCGAGAACGAGTCGGCGAAACCGTAATGAAAAACCCTATTGTAAAGAAGGTAACTCAAGGTGAGAGTGGCGTAGCTCAGGTCACGAATACCAAAGGAGTTAAAATGTTAGCGGCTTACAATCAAATTCCAGAAACGGGTTGGGGAGTCGTGCAGCAAACACCCCTTTCATATGTTGAGAAATTACTATTTAAACGGATTCAAGAGCAGGTTTTTTACATTCTTCCTCCCTTTACGCTTCTGCTATTTCTATCTGTTCTACTAGCTCGCAAGCTAGCTCGTCCTATTATTCATTTGGCAGATTTAGTGAACCAACTAGCAGCAGGCAAGTCAGTCGAAACTCCTGGAATTCAGTCTCATTGGAATCGTGAAGCGGATTTGCTGACGAAAAGCGTATTAATCGCTATTCAGTCCGTCCAAGAAAATAATCAGGAATTGACGAATGCAGCCATGACAGATTCATTAACAGGTTTACCAAATCGTAGGAAACTAAATGAAGTTATGAACCTTTGGGCGAGTGGAGGGAACGTATTTTCCGTAGTTGTTGTTGATATTGATCGTTTTAAAGTTGTGAATGATACGTATGGTCACCCGGTCGGGGATGAGGTACTTAAATTTTTAGCTCATACTGTTCAATCTTTATTGAGAACAGAGGATCTCTTTTTTCGCTATGGTGGAGAGGAATTTGTGTTATTACTACCGCATACTAGATCTTTTGAAGCGTACGGGATGGGGGAAAAGATTCGCTTGATTATTGAAAAAACAACTACTCCTACTGGAAAACCCGTTACCATTTCATTGGGTATTTCTGAATATCCCCTCCATTCTAACTCAATGGAGGAATTATTCAGACAGGCTGACAAAGCTTTATATCAGTCGAAGTACAATGGAAGAAATCTATCGACGATTTGGTCAAAAGATATAAATGATCTGTAA
- a CDS encoding NAD(P)H-dependent flavin oxidoreductase: MIAKLPKEIAQELTIPVIAAPMFLVSSPELVIESCKSGMIGSFPTLNARSEEILEDWMERITSELAETKKQDPSKKVAPWAVNLILHKSNTRYEKDLSLIQKYEPPIVITSLGNPSAVVKAVHEYGGLVFSDVATIPHAKKAAQTGVDGLILVCSGAGGHAGTINSFAFAGAVREFWDGITILAGCLSSGRDVLASQALGMDMAYMGTRFISAKESYAPQDYKEMLIESTLDNLIYTDAFSGVKANYLVPSIEKAGINLADLKSKGKVDLSSLNQAGTKAWKDIWSAGQGVDQIDEIQSVADIVTELVSEYQSAQEGIMTVKV; the protein is encoded by the coding sequence TTGATAGCAAAACTTCCAAAGGAAATCGCACAAGAACTAACAATTCCGGTAATTGCCGCCCCCATGTTTTTAGTTTCAAGTCCAGAGCTTGTGATTGAAAGCTGTAAATCAGGTATGATTGGCTCATTTCCAACATTAAATGCTCGGAGTGAAGAGATTTTAGAAGACTGGATGGAGCGAATTACTAGTGAATTAGCTGAAACAAAAAAGCAGGATCCCTCCAAAAAGGTTGCACCTTGGGCTGTAAATTTAATTCTGCATAAATCCAATACGCGCTATGAAAAAGATCTGTCGCTTATTCAAAAATACGAACCACCTATTGTCATTACTTCACTTGGAAATCCGTCTGCGGTAGTAAAAGCAGTTCATGAATACGGTGGTCTTGTGTTTTCCGATGTGGCGACCATTCCGCATGCAAAAAAAGCTGCCCAAACGGGAGTAGATGGACTTATCCTTGTTTGTAGTGGTGCTGGTGGGCATGCTGGAACGATAAATAGCTTTGCCTTTGCAGGAGCAGTAAGAGAGTTTTGGGACGGGATAACCATTTTAGCTGGATGTCTTTCTAGTGGTCGTGACGTATTAGCTTCACAAGCGTTAGGGATGGATATGGCCTACATGGGTACACGCTTTATTTCTGCAAAGGAAAGCTATGCACCTCAAGATTATAAAGAAATGCTTATCGAATCTACTCTAGATAATCTGATATATACGGATGCCTTTTCTGGAGTGAAAGCGAATTACTTAGTTCCGAGTATCGAAAAAGCAGGTATTAATCTGGCAGATCTAAAAAGCAAGGGAAAAGTGGATTTATCTTCATTAAATCAAGCCGGAACGAAAGCTTGGAAAGATATTTGGTCAGCAGGTCAAGGTGTCGATCAAATCGACGAGATTCAATCGGTGGCGGACATTGTTACTGAACTTGTCTCAGAATATCAATCTGCACAAGAAGGAATTATGACTGTAAAGGTTTGA
- a CDS encoding DMT family transporter — protein MSNRNKGIILLLFSAFGFSMMAALVKLSGDVPTMQKTLFRNVISAIIAFGFVLYHKERLFGKKENQKYLLLRSALGTVGMVLYFYAIDQLVLSDADMLNKLSPFLTIIFSAVFLKERVRFFQILSIIIAFLGTLFIIKPSFSYETVPYLAGVLSAVFAAGAYTVLRVLGEKEKFYTVVFYFSFFTTVVLLPFVIFYYEPMSVQQWMYLLGAGVFATIGQFGITIAYKFAPAKEISIFFYSTVVYSAMISIFLFGQIPDVFSIIGYLIIFGASFYMFIRNHSGGEKVKA, from the coding sequence ATGAGCAATCGAAACAAGGGCATCATCTTATTATTATTTTCTGCATTTGGATTTTCAATGATGGCAGCGCTTGTAAAGTTATCAGGAGATGTTCCAACTATGCAAAAAACGCTTTTTCGGAATGTGATTTCTGCCATCATTGCATTTGGATTTGTTCTATATCATAAAGAGCGGCTATTTGGAAAAAAAGAAAACCAGAAGTATTTGTTGCTGCGAAGTGCTTTAGGAACGGTCGGAATGGTTCTGTATTTTTATGCGATTGATCAGCTTGTTTTATCCGACGCCGATATGCTGAATAAGCTGAGCCCATTTTTGACAATTATATTTTCTGCGGTCTTTTTAAAAGAGAGAGTTCGCTTTTTTCAAATTTTATCGATAATCATTGCTTTTTTAGGTACGCTTTTCATCATTAAACCATCGTTCAGTTATGAAACGGTACCGTATTTGGCAGGGGTATTATCGGCCGTATTTGCTGCAGGCGCATATACCGTTTTACGTGTACTCGGTGAAAAAGAAAAATTTTATACGGTCGTGTTTTACTTTTCTTTTTTCACCACGGTCGTCTTATTGCCGTTTGTTATCTTCTATTATGAACCGATGAGCGTACAGCAATGGATGTACTTGCTCGGCGCGGGTGTTTTTGCGACCATCGGACAATTTGGTATCACGATTGCCTATAAATTTGCTCCTGCAAAAGAAATATCCATCTTTTTCTACTCCACGGTCGTTTATTCGGCTATGATTAGCATTTTCCTATTCGGGCAAATCCCAGATGTATTCAGTATTATAGGATACCTCATTATCTTTGGAGCTTCTTTTTATATGTTTATCAGAAATCATTCGGGAGGAGAAAAGGTAAAAGCGTAA
- a CDS encoding class I SAM-dependent rRNA methyltransferase, with product MHSEMTVKVKSKFVKKYKEGYPLLSQEALTNAQVLKEEGSLLRIVDERNAFIARGYYGKQNKGYGWILTRNEQEEINQAFFEKKMKAAMAHRSKFFKDPETTAFRVFNGEGDGIGGVTIDTYNDYYVISWYSEGIYTFKNDIIQALEKVVSCKGIYQKKRFAVKGQYIEEDDFVRGERASFPLIVKENGVNFATYLNEGAMVGVFLDQRAVRKKIRDTYAGGRKVLNTFSYTGAFSVFAALGGATKTTSVDVANRSRNKTIEQFSVNEVDFEAQDIIVEDVFKYYKYAAKKDLKFDMVILDPPSFARTKKTTFSAAKDYPNLLKESIAITENNGIIVASTNCSTFDMKKFKSFIKQAFSELNGKYDILEEYTLPPDFRTSAQFPEGDYLKVVFIKKISG from the coding sequence TTGCATTCAGAAATGACAGTAAAGGTAAAATCTAAATTTGTGAAAAAGTATAAAGAAGGCTATCCGTTGCTTAGCCAAGAGGCTCTCACGAACGCGCAGGTCCTGAAAGAGGAAGGCTCGCTTTTACGAATAGTGGATGAAAGAAATGCTTTTATCGCCAGAGGCTATTATGGTAAGCAAAATAAAGGCTACGGATGGATCCTGACGCGGAATGAACAAGAAGAGATTAATCAAGCATTTTTTGAGAAAAAAATGAAGGCAGCTATGGCACACCGGTCCAAATTTTTCAAAGATCCTGAAACGACAGCATTCCGTGTCTTTAACGGAGAAGGGGACGGAATCGGTGGCGTAACGATCGATACATATAACGACTACTATGTGATTTCTTGGTACAGCGAAGGGATTTATACTTTTAAAAATGATATCATTCAAGCACTGGAAAAGGTGGTATCTTGCAAAGGTATCTACCAAAAAAAACGATTTGCAGTGAAAGGCCAATACATTGAAGAAGATGATTTTGTACGTGGTGAACGAGCATCTTTTCCTTTGATTGTGAAAGAAAATGGAGTGAACTTCGCGACCTATTTGAATGAGGGAGCGATGGTCGGTGTGTTTTTAGATCAACGTGCAGTGAGGAAAAAAATAAGGGATACCTATGCAGGTGGAAGGAAAGTTTTGAATACCTTTTCTTATACGGGTGCATTTTCAGTTTTTGCTGCACTTGGAGGGGCAACGAAGACGACGAGTGTTGATGTAGCCAATCGAAGTCGCAATAAGACGATCGAACAATTTAGCGTAAATGAGGTTGATTTTGAAGCTCAAGATATCATTGTGGAAGATGTCTTTAAATACTATAAATATGCAGCCAAGAAAGATTTGAAATTCGATATGGTGATTTTGGATCCTCCTAGTTTTGCCCGAACGAAAAAAACGACCTTCAGTGCGGCGAAAGATTATCCTAATTTATTGAAAGAGTCCATCGCCATAACCGAAAATAATGGGATCATCGTGGCATCTACAAACTGTAGCACGTTTGATATGAAAAAATTCAAAAGCTTTATTAAGCAAGCATTTAGTGAGTTGAACGGAAAATATGACATTCTCGAGGAGTATACCTTGCCGCCAGATTTCCGCACGAGTGCACAATTTCCTGAAGGTGATTATTTGAAGGTTGTATTTATCAAAAAAATTAGCGGATAA
- a CDS encoding DUF1059 domain-containing protein, translating into MKTMTCEQLGGACDKVFRANTFEEMAEKSKTHGIEMFQKGDEKHILAMNEVKELMEKPESMKAWFESKKEEFNSLPEGE; encoded by the coding sequence ATGAAAACAATGACCTGTGAACAACTTGGTGGGGCTTGCGATAAAGTTTTTCGTGCAAATACTTTTGAAGAGATGGCTGAAAAAAGTAAAACCCATGGTATTGAGATGTTTCAAAAAGGGGACGAGAAACATATATTAGCAATGAATGAGGTGAAGGAACTCATGGAAAAGCCTGAATCAATGAAAGCCTGGTTTGAAAGTAAAAAAGAAGAATTTAATTCATTACCGGAGGGTGAATAA
- a CDS encoding CBO0543 family protein, with translation MLRLVFISVIWVIAYHKSDWRNWQKFHPTILFMIVGNLLVGLITYEYSLWDLSSELGGHITNDLILSFLFFPPAMLLFLSHYPVSKHMLKKYIYLIRWALLFTLIEGVELVFDNVNYEHGWDIWKSAFVNLGMFPVLVLHQTRPLFAYGLFFLEIVLLITIVDIPISSLK, from the coding sequence GTGCTTCGATTAGTTTTTATTTCCGTCATCTGGGTAATTGCCTATCATAAAAGTGATTGGAGAAACTGGCAAAAGTTTCACCCAACCATTTTATTTATGATTGTAGGGAATTTGTTAGTTGGACTTATTACTTATGAATATTCATTATGGGATTTGTCTTCTGAGCTAGGTGGTCATATTACAAATGATTTAATCCTTTCCTTTTTATTTTTTCCTCCAGCGATGTTGCTCTTTTTATCACACTATCCAGTCAGCAAACATATGCTCAAAAAATATATTTACCTGATCAGGTGGGCGCTTTTATTCACATTGATTGAAGGGGTAGAATTAGTGTTCGATAATGTCAACTATGAACATGGTTGGGATATTTGGAAATCTGCATTTGTAAATTTAGGGATGTTTCCAGTATTGGTTCTTCATCAAACTAGACCTTTGTTTGCGTACGGTTTGTTTTTTCTAGAGATTGTATTATTAATTACAATAGTCGATATTCCTATCTCTTCATTAAAATAA
- a CDS encoding STAS domain-containing protein codes for MKQELTYLGEHIIQTKFEIARKVHESRIVFLSKEQLAQLRHVEDEVINIRAQFIGMFGEILRDQENEEQANKIISNWGETNGKLFFEAGTPLNEALKDTRFYRKYIWDALKEAMKVRKMTVETIFDTIELINPLLDFAVYSFSLSFIHHYQQTLELAKSALFEVSLPIVPVAKGIAIIPVIGKLDSDRAVKMMEETLNSASKLNLNWLILDLSGVVEVDTMVADQLFKIISALKLLGVDTVITGIRPVVAHTVISIGINFGSLHIKSNLQEAMQFLTTRVE; via the coding sequence ATGAAGCAAGAATTGACATATTTAGGTGAACATATTATTCAAACGAAATTTGAGATTGCTAGAAAAGTGCATGAAAGTAGAATTGTTTTTCTATCAAAAGAACAACTTGCCCAACTTCGTCATGTGGAAGATGAAGTGATTAATATACGCGCTCAATTTATTGGGATGTTTGGAGAAATTCTTAGAGATCAGGAAAATGAAGAACAAGCAAATAAGATTATCTCAAATTGGGGGGAAACCAACGGTAAGCTCTTTTTTGAGGCAGGAACGCCTTTAAATGAAGCTCTAAAAGATACTCGTTTTTACCGTAAATATATTTGGGACGCATTAAAAGAAGCTATGAAAGTAAGAAAAATGACGGTTGAAACGATTTTTGATACGATTGAACTAATTAATCCCTTGCTCGATTTTGCTGTATATTCGTTTAGTTTAAGTTTTATTCATCACTATCAACAAACATTAGAGCTGGCCAAAAGTGCTCTATTTGAAGTTTCACTCCCAATCGTACCCGTTGCAAAAGGGATTGCGATTATTCCAGTTATCGGTAAATTAGATTCAGACAGAGCGGTCAAGATGATGGAGGAGACGTTAAATTCAGCTTCAAAACTTAATCTAAATTGGCTCATCCTTGACTTATCCGGAGTAGTAGAAGTGGATACCATGGTGGCTGATCAACTGTTTAAAATTATTTCAGCGTTAAAATTACTAGGGGTGGATACCGTTATCACGGGCATTCGTCCAGTAGTAGCTCACACTGTTATTTCGATTGGAATTAATTTTGGATCATTACATATTAAGTCCAACCTTCAAGAAGCGATGCAATTTTTAACAACACGAGTGGAGTAA
- a CDS encoding mismatch-specific DNA-glycosylase: MSGIADSLEEQLNIVFIGFNPSIRSGELGHNYAHPGNRFWKILHGAGLTARKYEPWEDRDLLKTGIGFTNIVSRPTRAATDITKEEYAEGRIILKGKLERYRPKIACYVGKGVYQQFTKQKQIAWGIQESSVVDGVSDFVAPSSSGLVRMKIDEIITIYRDLHLYL, translated from the coding sequence ATGTCTGGAATTGCAGATTCATTAGAAGAACAGCTAAATATTGTATTCATTGGATTTAATCCCAGCATTCGCTCTGGAGAACTTGGACATAATTATGCTCACCCTGGGAATCGATTTTGGAAGATATTGCACGGAGCAGGATTAACAGCTAGAAAATATGAACCATGGGAAGACCGAGATTTACTCAAAACAGGGATCGGATTTACGAACATTGTTAGTCGTCCTACAAGAGCAGCTACGGATATTACGAAAGAAGAATACGCTGAAGGTCGCATTATTTTAAAGGGAAAACTAGAAAGGTACAGGCCAAAGATAGCTTGCTATGTGGGGAAAGGGGTTTACCAACAGTTTACAAAACAAAAACAAATAGCATGGGGTATACAAGAGTCATCTGTCGTTGATGGCGTATCCGACTTTGTTGCTCCTTCCTCAAGCGGTTTAGTCCGTATGAAAATTGATGAAATCATTACAATATACCGTGATCTACATCTGTATCTGTAA
- the thrB gene encoding homoserine kinase translates to MKNSAWEITVPASTANLGPGFDSIGLALRLYLNLKIFPHHKWEVNALSHELTCFPDDESHFIVETAIKTAAKFQTELPPCRIDIQSDIPVASGLGSSGAAVLAGIELAHLCGDLQLSHQQKLKMAAEFEGHPDNVGASLFGGCVVSCIVDQAIEVIPLTLPFFEVVTITPLQELKTETARSLLPAMMPFEKAVQASSISNVMLVALMKGEFSIVGKLMENDLFHHPYRKPLLPHYESVNQIAKQNGAFGVAISGAGPTLACFVRKEDRERVKISLRKAFSNYKIQALEMDECGLTSSQITLPMNR, encoded by the coding sequence ATGAAAAATTCAGCTTGGGAAATCACAGTTCCAGCGAGCACAGCGAATTTAGGTCCTGGGTTTGATTCGATTGGTCTCGCTCTCCGTCTGTACTTAAACTTAAAAATCTTCCCTCATCATAAATGGGAAGTGAATGCACTTTCACATGAACTTACTTGTTTTCCTGACGATGAATCACATTTTATTGTCGAGACAGCGATTAAAACAGCGGCAAAATTTCAAACGGAATTACCTCCTTGTCGAATAGATATTCAAAGTGATATTCCGGTTGCAAGTGGACTCGGTTCAAGTGGAGCCGCAGTGCTAGCTGGAATTGAACTTGCTCATCTTTGCGGAGATTTACAATTAAGTCATCAACAAAAACTTAAAATGGCAGCTGAATTTGAGGGGCATCCTGACAACGTCGGAGCCTCACTTTTTGGCGGATGTGTAGTAAGTTGTATTGTGGATCAAGCGATAGAGGTGATTCCACTTACGCTTCCATTCTTTGAAGTTGTTACGATAACTCCTTTGCAAGAACTTAAAACGGAAACAGCTCGATCACTGCTTCCTGCCATGATGCCCTTTGAAAAAGCCGTTCAAGCTTCCTCCATAAGCAATGTCATGCTTGTGGCTTTAATGAAAGGTGAATTTTCCATCGTAGGAAAATTGATGGAGAATGATCTCTTTCATCATCCATACCGCAAGCCGCTGCTACCACATTACGAGTCTGTGAACCAAATCGCCAAACAAAATGGTGCATTTGGGGTTGCGATAAGTGGGGCTGGGCCAACACTAGCATGTTTTGTTAGAAAAGAAGATCGAGAAAGGGTAAAGATATCATTACGAAAAGCATTTTCAAACTATAAGATACAAGCGCTAGAGATGGATGAATGTGGATTAACGTCTAGCCAAATTACATTACCTATGAATAGATAG
- a CDS encoding YwiC-like family protein, with protein MNLLIPKQHGAWAMLIIPFLLSAIISGFSIFHIPLFIGWLFLYLGTYPFLLLLRKKKTDLHRKWSLIYGSIALLSLIPPILYDWRMLYFGFAMIPFFLINIYYAKRNRERAFFNDLTAIAAFGVGGLASYFLGSGSLDPMAWFLFTLTFLFFLGSTFYVKTMIREKKNTRFKWFSWLYHALIPLLLILSGNSLFIIAFIPSILRAVLFYGRKMSIMKVGILEIENAVYFFFAMLMIILM; from the coding sequence TTGAACTTACTTATTCCAAAACAACATGGAGCTTGGGCCATGCTCATCATTCCATTTTTACTTAGTGCCATCATTAGTGGTTTTTCGATTTTTCACATACCATTGTTCATCGGCTGGCTGTTTCTGTATTTGGGGACCTACCCCTTCCTTTTATTATTGCGCAAAAAAAAGACCGATCTTCACCGAAAGTGGTCGTTGATTTATGGAAGCATTGCTCTTTTAAGCCTGATTCCTCCTATCCTCTACGACTGGAGAATGCTTTATTTTGGATTCGCTATGATTCCCTTCTTTCTCATTAACATTTATTACGCAAAGAGAAATAGGGAAAGAGCATTTTTCAATGATTTGACCGCAATCGCTGCGTTTGGAGTTGGTGGATTAGCTAGTTATTTTTTAGGATCCGGAAGTCTTGATCCTATGGCCTGGTTTTTGTTCACCTTAACCTTCCTCTTTTTTCTAGGAAGTACTTTTTATGTAAAAACTATGATTCGAGAGAAAAAGAACACCCGGTTCAAATGGTTTTCTTGGCTTTACCATGCTCTCATTCCCTTGTTACTAATTCTTTCCGGAAACAGTTTGTTCATTATTGCTTTCATCCCAAGCATTTTGAGAGCTGTTTTATTTTACGGACGAAAAATGAGTATTATGAAAGTCGGTATCTTAGAAATTGAGAATGCGGTGTATTTCTTCTTTGCTATGCTAATGATTATTTTAATGTAA
- a CDS encoding methyl-accepting chemotaxis protein yields the protein MKIKTRLYGLILFLLSSLIIVGGTSIIVLFSTEKNEQKLEREMRVQTELKSVQYRIVGLSNDERGFIISGDPKYGEGMSAKFEEISTSLKSIKPLLQDKQYAEMVDEIEMHANDFWALNQQVLSTYKENPDLAASIHFGEERTLRKEVLDPSMNELMELLNQDVEYLQDRIHSVSVWAEWAIIIAVILSVSIGLGLSYLISRSILNPLKKLNEQFKEIAHGEADLTKSLIIKSKDELGELASSFNSFILSLSKIIQQVSYSSEQVAAASEELSASSEESKTTSGQISSSMQTIASESTRQNIRSERSLDLVTESLNGLSFVSNNTSNIAELSAKMRNKAEVGMGSINEMQKQMESIHQSVDSAKNGLTTLVGSTDEISNISSLITEISSQTNLLALNAAIEAARAGESGKGFAVVAEEVRKLADQTSQSANQISTLVNTIQHESKDTVININIVQENVDSGISLTKETSGNFMEILTSVEQVTSQIQEVAATTEELNAGVEVIKDSIETLAAGTKETSASTETIAAASEEQLASMEEISHASDSLSKLAEELQATVSRFRYSN from the coding sequence ATGAAAATCAAAACACGCTTGTATGGTCTTATCTTATTTCTACTCAGTTCACTGATTATTGTCGGGGGAACATCAATAATTGTTTTGTTCTCAACAGAGAAAAATGAGCAAAAATTAGAGAGGGAAATGAGGGTTCAAACTGAATTGAAATCCGTTCAGTACAGGATAGTTGGATTATCGAATGACGAAAGAGGTTTTATTATTTCAGGAGATCCAAAATATGGGGAAGGGATGTCTGCCAAATTTGAAGAGATATCGACTTCGCTTAAGTCTATAAAACCGCTATTACAAGATAAGCAATACGCAGAAATGGTAGATGAAATTGAGATGCATGCAAATGATTTCTGGGCATTAAATCAACAAGTACTTTCTACGTATAAAGAAAATCCAGACCTGGCTGCATCTATTCATTTTGGCGAGGAACGGACTTTGAGAAAAGAAGTGTTGGATCCTTCAATGAATGAACTTATGGAATTATTAAATCAAGATGTAGAGTATTTACAAGATAGAATACATTCGGTCTCTGTATGGGCAGAGTGGGCTATTATCATCGCAGTAATTCTTTCGGTGAGCATTGGGCTCGGCTTAAGCTATTTAATCAGTCGATCTATTTTGAACCCGCTCAAAAAATTGAATGAGCAATTTAAGGAAATCGCTCATGGAGAAGCAGATTTAACAAAGTCGTTAATAATTAAAAGTAAAGATGAATTAGGTGAATTAGCTTCATCTTTCAATTCATTCATTTTGTCTTTAAGTAAAATTATCCAACAGGTAAGTTACTCATCTGAACAAGTGGCAGCAGCATCGGAGGAATTGTCAGCCAGTTCTGAGGAGTCTAAAACTACATCTGGCCAAATCTCAAGCTCTATGCAAACGATTGCTTCTGAAAGCACACGACAAAATATCAGGAGTGAGCGAAGTCTTGATCTAGTCACTGAGTCTTTAAATGGCTTATCATTCGTTTCAAATAATACGAGTAATATTGCTGAATTATCAGCGAAGATGAGAAACAAGGCAGAGGTTGGAATGGGTTCAATCAATGAAATGCAAAAACAGATGGAGTCTATTCACCAATCCGTTGATTCTGCAAAAAATGGATTGACTACATTGGTAGGAAGTACGGATGAAATTAGTAATATTTCTTCCCTTATCACCGAAATATCGAGTCAAACGAACTTATTGGCCTTAAATGCAGCGATTGAAGCAGCAAGAGCAGGTGAATCTGGGAAGGGATTTGCCGTTGTTGCTGAAGAAGTTAGAAAACTTGCCGATCAGACGAGTCAATCAGCTAACCAAATTTCTACTTTAGTGAACACGATTCAACACGAGTCAAAGGATACCGTCATAAACATCAACATCGTCCAAGAGAATGTGGATTCAGGTATTTCTCTTACAAAAGAAACTTCTGGAAATTTTATGGAAATTTTAACTTCTGTTGAGCAAGTTACATCACAAATTCAAGAAGTAGCAGCAACCACTGAAGAACTAAATGCAGGGGTTGAAGTCATTAAAGACTCGATTGAGACATTAGCAGCCGGCACAAAAGAAACATCTGCTAGTACGGAAACGATTGCTGCAGCTAGTGAAGAACAATTGGCTTCTATGGAGGAAATCTCTCATGCTTCAGATTCGTTATCTAAGTTAGCTGAGGAGCTTCAAGCAACTGTTTCTAGATTTCGTTATTCGAATTAA